The following is a genomic window from Pseudomonas sp. FP2335.
CATGCAACACATCTGGTACGACTCGTTCGGCTTCAACCGCTTTCGCGGCTACGACTGGATGCCCGAGCCGTGCCGTTCATGCGATGAAAAAGAAAAGGACTTCGGTGGCTGCCGCTGCCAGGCATTCATGCTCACCGGCGACGCGAGCAACGCCGACCCGGTGTGCAGCAAATCCGAGCAGCACGGCATCATCCTTCAAGCGCGCGAAGATGCCGAACACGCCACCCAGACCATCGAACAGCTGGCGTTTCGCAACGAGCGCAACTCACGCCTCATCGCCAAAAGCTGACGGCCTCAGCGCTTGGCGATGATGTATACCGCGTGAATGATGCCGGGGAAGTAGCCACACAGGGTCAGCAGAATATTCAGCCAGAACGCGCCGGCGAAGCCCACTTGCAGGAACACGCCCAGTGGCGGCAGCAGGATGGCGATGAGGATACGAATGAAATCCATGGGTCAGCTCCAGAAAATCGGCTCGTGTGAGCCGTGTAGCTAATCGACCTTGGGGGTTCGTGAGGGTTCAGTGGGATCTGGCTTAGAGCCATCTATACCGACGTACACAAAAAAACGCCCCCAGCCAAAAGAATCAGGCTGGAGGCGCCGCGTATACCGCGAG
Proteins encoded in this region:
- a CDS encoding YqaE/Pmp3 family membrane protein; amino-acid sequence: MDFIRILIAILLPPLGVFLQVGFAGAFWLNILLTLCGYFPGIIHAVYIIAKR